Genomic segment of Acidobacteriota bacterium:
GAGGCGTCAAGCCGGCCATCCACATTGATATCGCCACGATTCCACTCCGGAAGGAGCACCGTTGAGGCGAGGCAGCCCGATAGCATCACAGCGTCAACGACGTTCGATTCCCCGTCGCGGTTGATATCGAGAGAGAAAGTGATCATGTAAATCCCTTCGTTTTCCTTTCCGGCGTAAAGCGTGGCTGGATCGTCGGTTTTTAAAGCCAGAGACAAGACTGCGGTCCCCCCGGCCCTTCCGAAGCCGGAAGTCAGAGGGGCCCAACTCTGGGCGCCGTCCAGGGATCTGAACACCCCGTAACCATCGGTCCCAGCATATAAACGAGAAGGTTGGTCCGGGTTGATGGCGAGACTCAGGACGTCGGCCCCATCAAGACCCATGCCGGCGAAACTCCAATTCTGACCCCCGTCGGTGGTCTTGTAGATCCCATAGCTTTCGTAGCACACATAGACAAGGTCCGGGTTTGAAGGCGGCATGGCCATGGCGAAATTGAAAGCTGCTGAAGGAAGACCATTCGCCGCCTTGGACCAGGACTCCCCGCCGTCGGTACTCTTGAAAACTCCGAGAAAAGTCCCGGCATAGAGAGTGGCCGGTACTGATGAACTCATAACCATGGAGTAGATGTTGCCGGCGTTGAGGCCCGTATTCTTCGGCGTCCAAGAATCACCGTCATCGATGCTCTTGTAAACGCGGTCTACTGGGGATGCCGCGTAAAGAGTCGTCGGCAGCCATCGGTGGGTGAGGATGGATGAAAGGGTGTCCGGAAGGCCTGCGTTGATTTCCGACCAATGATTCCCTCCGTCTTTTGAACGGAAAGCCCCCCCCCCATCCGTCCCGGCAAAGATTTCCACCGGGGAGACCGGGTCGACGGCAAGGCTGGTCACACCGAACCAGGTCAGACCGTTATTGCATTCCGTCCAGTCCGCCCCTTCGTTTTCAGTCCTGAAAATACCGATTCCAAAGGTCCCGGCGTAGAGAGTGGCGGGAGTTGTCGGAGAGGTGGCGATCGATTGAACGCTGACGTTTAGGATTCCCCGGTTCGAGGGCGACCAGTTTTCTCCCCCATCCAGGCTGCGATAAAGACCGCCGTGATCGATTACCCCCGCCAGGATAGTCGAGGAGGACCCGGGATGCACGGCTACCGCGCTCACGTTCAGCGGGGAAGGGAAGCCGCCGTTTGCGGGTGACCAGGTATTTCCTCCGTTGACCGACTTGAAGAGCCCATCGTTGCCAACGCCGAGATACAGGGTCGAGGGCGAGGAGGGGTCCGGCACGATGAGATGAACGTCCTTGTTCGTCAGGCCTCCATCGGCGGCCGTCCAGTGGTCTCCCCCGTCGGTGGTCTTGAAAATGCCCTGGGACGACCCGACATACAAGGTAGAAGGGGTCTTCGGGTCGATCGCCAGCGCTTCCGGGTAGAGGTAGGTCAAGCCGGTGTTGACCTGGACCCAGTTGGTGCCTCCATTGTTGGTTTTGTAAACTCCTCCGCCTTGGGTGGCGATGAAGGCGATGTCGGCATTGCCCGGATGGACCACGAGGCTGCGGGTGATCGTGTAATACAATCCCTGATTCACGGGTGACCAGTTCTGACCCCCGTTCGAGGAACGGTAAACACCACTCGATGTTCCAAGGTAAACCGTCGCGGGCGCCGCCGGGCTAATGCCGATGGCGGCAATGTAGCCGATTGACGTCGGCAATCCGTTTCCGACCTCATCCCAATGCGCGCCGCCATCGGTGCTCTTCCATAGTTTATAACTGTCTCCATGGTAGATTGTGGCCGGAGCCGAGGGATCCACGGCAAGAGCGTTTCCACCCCAATGAACGGGGGCCCAGTTGCTCCCACCGTCGGTTGTTTTATAGAGCCACCGATCGCCTAATGCGTAGGCGGTGGCTGGATGCTGAGGGTCGATGGCCAGGGAACGAACCCTTTCGGAGTAAGGCCCGATGGAGGTCCACTGGTTGACGCCAGCGGCCGTCGGGGTTAACAGGGTCACGAGGCAGAGCATAAAACCGGCGGATCGGAACAACAATTGATCCTCCATGGGTCACAGGAAGACATTCCCATAACACCTTCAAAATGGGATTGATTATAACGTTTTTCGGAAGATAGATCAAATTGTGTTCCCGAAGAAAATTGGCGAGAACCGCCTCCCGGGTCGGGGACTGGCATCTGGATGTCGACCACGGCTACTTCTGTGGCGAAGATGAGACAGCGTTGGCGGATGGTGGATGTTGCCCTCTCCCTCTGCCCGGTGGCCGGGGAAGCGTAACCCTTGAACGGGGCGCGGAAGCTCAACCTGGCGGGACCAAAGCTCCCAGGCCTTGAGACCCAGTCCCCGGTGGTCCGTATCACGGCTCGAAGGGCTCAGTCCCGGGCCAGGCGGAAGCCGAGGTCGGGGTAGCGGAACCGGGGAGTGTGATGGGATCGGCGGGAGGCGCGGAGGTCCCGGCCCTCGACGAGGATGGAGCCCCCCCGGCTCACCCGGGTCTCGGATTCGGCCGGGCCCACCGGGTCCTCGAGGGGCTCCGTCCCGTAGTCGCCGTAGCCGTCGGCGCACCACTCGGCCACGTTCCCCAGCATGTCGTAAAGCCCCCAACGGTTCGGGCGCCGGGTCCCCACGGGGTGCGTCGTGCCGCCCGCGTTCCCTCCGTGCCAGGCGATGGTGTCGGGAAGGCCGTAACGCGTCGAGGTGCGGCCGGCCCGGCAGGCGTACTCCCACTCCGCTTCCGTGGGAAGACGGTAGCCCTTGCCGGGGTCCGCTTTGTTGAGCCTGCGGACGAACTCCTGGGCCTCCTCCCAGGAGACGTTCTCCACCGGCCGGTCGTCTCCCTTGAAGGTAGAGGGATTGTTTTCCATGAAGACCTTCCACTGGGCCTGGGTCACCTCGGTGGTTTGCAGGGCGAAGGGCCGGGTGAGGGTCACCCCGTGGAGGGGCCGCTCCTCGGGGTCGCCCAGGGACGAGCCCCGGACGAACCGCCCGGGGGAAAGCCTCACGAAAGTCATTCCCAGGGTGTTGGTCTCGGGAGCCCCTTCGGCCCCGCCCTTCGGGGGTGCGGTCTTCGCCGCCGGGCGCGAGGCGGGCGGCCGGGTGGAGACCGGTTTCGACGGGCGACTGGCCAGGATGATCAGGACGAGGACGAACACCAGGGCGAGGAGGAAGATGGCGGCGGCCATGCCGCAGCCGGACTTGGCGGTCGAGGCCGGTTTTACCCGGGGGAGTTCCGGGCGGGGGGTGCTCTGGGGGCTGCTCCCGGTGGCGGCGACCCGCAGGGCCGCCGCGGCGTTGGCGGGTACGGCGGCCGCGGTCGAGCCGACGGCCACCACCGCCGTGTAGACGGTTTCCCCGGCCTCGACCCACCGCACGGCGGGCTGCGCACCCCGCCTGACACGGCCCGCGGGGGAATGCTCCGCCTTGAAACGCTCCATCCAGTGCGCGAACCAGGCGGGGTGCTGGGGGACGACCCGGACCCCGTCCGGGCCGCGGGATGCCAGGGCGTGAGGGTAGTACTCGAGAAGGGTCACCGTCTGCTTCGAACCCAGGTCGAGGGCCGCGTAGGCGAACCCGAGGTCGCCCCGGGCGACGACGAGGCCCGTCCGGAACGCGCCGCCCACCACGGTGCCGGGCGGGAGCGCCGGGGCTCCGCCGGTTTCCCTGCCGGCGTCGTGGCCGCAGTCGGGGCAGGGGCCGGATTGGGTCAAGGTCCGAAAACACTGGTGACAGAACACGGTGGCGGCTCCGGCAAGTATGGCTTCATGATAACCGACGGCGAGGGAAAAGACAAGCCTGGCGGCCCGCAAAAGTTGACGCGGTCGCAAAAAGTCGCGAAAGGGAGATTTCCCGCGAATAACGCGACTATCCGCGAATTTATAACACGAATAATATCTATTGATTGTTGATTTCTGATTCGCGTTCATTCTCGTGATTCGCGGGAAATCTCCAATCGGCGATCATTAGAGGGAGCATCAACGTTCATTGCGGGGAGATTGACATCGAAAAAAGACGCAAGACCGGCAGGATGCCCTCGTCCAGATCCCGAGATCGATGGCGGGAGGATGTCATGAAGAACGTGGGTGGAACGATGCTGATTGTCCTGGCCGCTCTGGCGATGGCGGCTTGCGAACCGGAGGCGGTGCAGCGGACCGTCTCGGGGGCCGGCCCCCTCCGGCTGGAGGTCTGGGTGGACGGGATCCGCGCCCCCCTCTACACCCACGAGGGTAAATCCTACGTCGAGGCGCTGAAGGGGCGGGAGTACAGCATCCGCCTGGTCAACACCTCGGCGCGCCGGATCGCCGTGGCCCTCTCGGTGGACGGCCTCAACACGGTGGACGCCAAGCGGACCTCCGCCAGGGAAGCGACCAAGTGGGTCATCGACCCTCACGACGAGGTGACCGTCTCCGGATGGCAGGTGAGCAGCGGCGCGGCCCGGAAGTTCTTTTTCACCTCCGAGGAGGATTCCTACGGCGCCGCCCTGGGCAAAACCGAGAACCTCGGGATCATCTCCGCCGCGGTGTTCTACGAGAAGGAAGTCCGGGTGACCCGGGATCGGGCCGACGAAACGGCGGCCGGGAACGCCCCGGCGCCGGAAGCCGCGCCAGCCGCCCCCGCGCCGGAGAGCAAGCGGGTCGACAAGTCGTCCGCGGCCCCGGGAAGCGCCCCCGCCGGCCAGGCCCGGGTCGAGAAGGAGGAGTATGCCGCCACCGGGATGGGCGACGAGGTCGACAACCGCGTGGAGCGTGTGGCGCTGGACCTGGAGCCCGAGCCCTGCCAGGCCATCGACGTCCGCTACGAGTTCCGGGCGCAGCTGGTCCGGCTCGGGGTGATCCCGGAGGGGCCCGAGCGGCTCGACGGGCGGGAACGCGCCTCGGGGTTCACGGACGAGTATTGCCCGGAGAAGTAGCAAAAGAGGCTTTTAGCGGTTTAGACTGAAGGTGTTTGGCGAGGGCGGCGGGATGGCCGTCCAATCGACCGGAAACCGCATTTCGCAACCTCATCTTTCTAGGCGTTTTACGAATTTGATCAGGGTTCGGTCTCGGTCAGTTCCACGGCGGGGGCCCCGGGGGAGGCCGCCGCGGCGGGGTCCCGGCGAAGGAAGCGCGAGAAGGCCCAGCTGGCCATGAGCAGCACGAAGATCACGCCGCAGATGACGAGGCCGACCTGGAGCATGTGGTGCTTCATGAAGTACAGGATCTCGTCGCGGTAGATGACGGTAAGCACGCCCCATATCCCGTAACGGACGATGCGCCCCAGGGTGGTGGCCAGGGTGAAGACCGGCCAGGAGAGCCTCAGGACGCCGGCGGTCAGGACGAAAAGCTTGAACGGCATGGGGGGCGGGATGATG
This window contains:
- a CDS encoding formylglycine-generating enzyme family protein, producing the protein MTQSGPCPDCGHDAGRETGGAPALPPGTVVGGAFRTGLVVARGDLGFAYAALDLGSKQTVTLLEYYPHALASRGPDGVRVVPQHPAWFAHWMERFKAEHSPAGRVRRGAQPAVRWVEAGETVYTAVVAVGSTAAAVPANAAAALRVAATGSSPQSTPRPELPRVKPASTAKSGCGMAAAIFLLALVFVLVLIILASRPSKPVSTRPPASRPAAKTAPPKGGAEGAPETNTLGMTFVRLSPGRFVRGSSLGDPEERPLHGVTLTRPFALQTTEVTQAQWKVFMENNPSTFKGDDRPVENVSWEEAQEFVRRLNKADPGKGYRLPTEAEWEYACRAGRTSTRYGLPDTIAWHGGNAGGTTHPVGTRRPNRWGLYDMLGNVAEWCADGYGDYGTEPLEDPVGPAESETRVSRGGSILVEGRDLRASRRSHHTPRFRYPDLGFRLARD